Proteins encoded by one window of Candidatus Pelagibacter giovannonii:
- a CDS encoding SAM-dependent methyltransferase → MKIKDNDSFTLDKFIEESLYNKTSGYYMKKDPFGKKGDFITSPNISVLFSEMIAIWVVSFWQNLGCPEKFNLIELGAGNGEMMKVLVNTFNKFPIFKNSCHIKILEKSKLLKKKQKANINKKNIQWLNDLSELDNLPCIFLANEFFDALPIKQFIKKERKWLERHVKFSNKKFEYFDVPFDMEKFENKIKFKIAKQQNFIEYSPQSTEYLKSINNKIKRNNGGILIIDYAYIDKKMKNTLQAVSKHKYCDVLEGFGDSDITYNLSFNLINNIVKKLSSLTTMNTTQGEFLTKLGILERAEILSKKMLFSEKADIYFRIKRLIDKNQMGELFKVMLITKDKNKFKLGF, encoded by the coding sequence ATGAAAATTAAGGACAATGACTCATTTACTCTAGATAAGTTTATAGAGGAATCTCTTTATAACAAAACATCTGGATACTACATGAAAAAAGATCCTTTTGGCAAAAAGGGTGATTTCATAACTTCACCCAATATATCTGTATTATTTTCAGAAATGATTGCAATTTGGGTCGTTTCATTTTGGCAAAATCTAGGTTGCCCTGAAAAGTTTAATTTAATTGAGTTGGGTGCTGGTAATGGTGAAATGATGAAAGTTTTAGTCAATACCTTTAATAAATTTCCAATATTTAAAAATTCTTGTCACATTAAAATTTTAGAAAAAAGCAAATTACTTAAAAAAAAACAAAAGGCTAATATCAATAAAAAAAACATTCAATGGTTAAATGATCTAAGCGAATTAGATAATTTACCATGTATCTTTTTGGCAAACGAATTTTTTGACGCCTTGCCTATTAAGCAATTCATAAAAAAAGAAAGAAAATGGTTAGAAAGACATGTCAAATTCTCCAATAAAAAATTTGAATATTTCGATGTTCCTTTTGATATGGAAAAATTTGAAAATAAAATTAAATTTAAAATTGCAAAACAACAGAACTTTATTGAGTATTCACCACAATCAACTGAATACTTAAAAAGTATTAACAATAAGATTAAACGTAATAATGGTGGAATTTTAATAATAGATTATGCTTATATTGATAAAAAAATGAAAAATACCCTGCAGGCTGTATCGAAACATAAATATTGTGATGTGTTAGAGGGGTTTGGTGATTCTGATATTACTTATAATTTAAGTTTCAATTTGATAAATAATATAGTTAAAAAATTAAGTTCACTTACCACAATGAATACTACCCAAGGTGAGTTTTTAACAAAACTTGGTATTCTTGAAAGAGCAGAAATACTGTCCAAGAAAATGTTATTTAGTGAAAAAGCTGATATTTATTTTAGAATAAAAAGACTTATAGATAAAAATCAAATGGGGGAATTATTTAAAGTAATGCTAATAACAAAAGATAAAAATAAATTTAAATTGGGGTTTTAA
- the lgt gene encoding prolipoprotein diacylglyceryl transferase yields MFINNFDPVAFQIFSLEIRWYSLAYIIGIALGWLYCKKRLIKDPHILQLFDDFITYLIIGMILGGRLGYTLFYNLKYYFDNPIEILMVWNGGMSFHGALIGVIIASLLFSKKHNTNSFIFLDLVALSAPIGIFFGRIANFINSELYGRATDLPWSVQFVLIDNIKRHPSQLYEAFFEGIILFFILGYFFKKDYLEVPGKISALFLIFYSLFRFFIEFFRSPDPQIGYLVLNLTLGQLTSILFFMTGSYLLSIKK; encoded by the coding sequence ATGTTTATTAATAATTTTGACCCAGTTGCTTTTCAAATATTTTCATTAGAAATCAGATGGTATTCCTTGGCTTATATTATCGGTATTGCACTTGGTTGGCTTTATTGTAAAAAAAGATTAATTAAAGACCCTCACATTCTTCAACTATTTGACGACTTCATAACCTATCTCATTATAGGTATGATTTTGGGTGGTCGGCTTGGATATACATTATTTTATAATCTAAAATATTACTTTGATAACCCTATTGAAATATTGATGGTTTGGAATGGAGGAATGTCATTTCATGGTGCTTTAATTGGAGTTATAATTGCATCATTATTATTTTCAAAAAAACACAATACAAATTCTTTTATATTTTTAGACTTAGTTGCCCTATCTGCTCCAATTGGAATTTTTTTTGGCAGAATTGCCAATTTCATAAACTCAGAGCTTTATGGGAGAGCCACGGACCTTCCTTGGTCAGTTCAATTTGTTCTAATAGACAATATCAAAAGACACCCCTCTCAATTATATGAGGCCTTCTTTGAAGGAATAATTCTTTTCTTTATACTTGGGTATTTTTTCAAAAAAGATTATTTAGAAGTACCTGGAAAAATCTCTGCTTTATTCCTAATCTTTTATTCTCTATTTAGATTTTTTATAGAATTTTTCAGATCTCCAGATCCACAAATTGGTTACTTGGTTTTAAATCTAACATTAGGCCAATTGACAAGTATTCTTTTTTTCATGACTGGGTCTTACCTTTTATCCATAAAAAAATGA
- a CDS encoding ATP-binding protein, translated as MFYGLNSFIKNLLPKRLFYRALLIVAVPIIVLQVVITIVFFDSLWIKTNKGMTRALIGEMKTLIAAHDNGKYNNNDLSGLFSNYLNLNVEFKKDDLFEKPQKERWFSPIDRTLRRELKSNMGTTNYWFDTTSYEKLIHINIKHNDGYFEFFIPKDRVANSSARIFALWITLPALLMITIAILFLKNQTRPIINLAKAAEKFGKGENIDEYRPSGALEIRQAGLEFDKMRKRIMRHLNQRSEMLSGISHDLRTPLTRLKLQLSFMKDKDLSKKMSLDIDEMEKMLNEYLQFTSSSYLEKDETFNISELIEITIDKYNNNKITKEIIPRVYMNGRKNLIQRSLNNLIDNSIKYAENINFHLSKKDSSIIITIDDDGVGIPKEELENVFKPFYKVDKSRGDSKSSVGLGLSITSDIIKSHGGNILLEKSPLNGLRVKIFLPL; from the coding sequence ATGTTTTATGGATTGAATAGTTTTATAAAAAATTTACTACCTAAAAGATTATTTTATAGAGCTTTATTAATCGTAGCAGTACCAATAATTGTTCTTCAAGTAGTCATAACAATTGTTTTTTTTGATAGTCTTTGGATTAAAACAAATAAAGGTATGACAAGGGCATTGATCGGTGAGATGAAAACATTGATAGCGGCTCATGATAACGGAAAATATAATAATAACGACCTGTCGGGCTTATTTTCAAATTATTTAAATCTTAATGTTGAGTTTAAAAAAGATGATCTATTTGAAAAACCTCAAAAAGAAAGATGGTTTAGCCCAATAGATAGAACGCTGAGAAGAGAGCTGAAGTCTAATATGGGTACTACAAATTACTGGTTCGATACAACCAGTTATGAAAAACTTATTCATATAAATATTAAACATAACGACGGTTACTTCGAATTTTTTATTCCAAAAGATAGAGTGGCAAATTCATCAGCTAGAATATTTGCTTTATGGATCACTCTACCAGCTCTACTAATGATAACCATAGCTATACTATTTCTAAAAAATCAAACCAGACCAATTATAAACCTGGCTAAAGCTGCAGAAAAATTTGGTAAAGGAGAAAATATTGATGAGTACAGACCATCAGGAGCCTTAGAGATTAGGCAAGCAGGTTTGGAATTTGATAAAATGAGAAAAAGAATAATGAGACACCTAAATCAACGATCTGAAATGTTATCTGGTATAAGTCACGATTTAAGAACACCCTTAACAAGACTAAAACTTCAACTATCTTTTATGAAAGATAAAGATTTATCAAAAAAAATGTCTTTAGATATAGATGAAATGGAAAAAATGCTTAATGAATATCTGCAGTTTACAAGTTCGTCTTATTTAGAAAAAGATGAAACCTTTAATATTTCTGAATTAATAGAAATCACAATAGATAAATATAATAATAATAAAATAACTAAAGAAATAATTCCAAGAGTTTATATGAATGGAAGAAAGAATTTAATACAAAGATCTTTAAATAATTTAATTGATAATTCAATTAAATATGCTGAAAATATAAATTTTCATCTATCTAAAAAAGACAGTAGCATAATAATTACAATTGATGATGATGGAGTCGGAATTCCTAAAGAAGAGTTAGAGAATGTTTTTAAACCATTTTATAAAGTAGATAAAAGTAGAGGAGATTCTAAATCTAGTGTTGGCCTTGGGTTATCAATTACATCTGACATAATCAAATCCCATGGAGGAAATATTTTGTTAGAAAAATCTCCTTTAAACGGCCTTAGAGTTAAGATTTTTTTACCTTTATAG
- a CDS encoding response regulator, with the protein MNDFVAHILVVDDDEGIRSLIKQYLNENNFLVTTSDSAENAEEKISIIKFDLIVLDVMMTGKSGLDFIKQNKSKIDTPIILLTAKVETENRVEGLEIGADDYLPKPFEPKELILRIKNILNKTKRNDEKRIITFDNIKIDLNKLLIIKNDIEYKINSTEKIILEKMINNPGKTFSREAIGKLTDLDKERSIDVIITRLRRKIEIDPKNPKYLQTLRGAGYVLWIE; encoded by the coding sequence ATGAATGATTTTGTAGCCCATATTTTAGTTGTAGATGATGATGAAGGAATTAGATCTCTAATTAAGCAATATTTAAATGAAAACAACTTTCTAGTTACTACATCAGATAGTGCAGAAAATGCTGAAGAAAAAATTTCAATAATTAAATTTGATTTAATTGTCCTAGATGTAATGATGACAGGCAAAAGTGGCCTTGATTTTATCAAGCAAAATAAATCTAAGATTGATACCCCTATAATTTTATTAACAGCTAAAGTGGAAACTGAAAATAGAGTTGAAGGCCTAGAGATAGGTGCTGATGATTATTTACCAAAACCCTTTGAGCCAAAAGAACTTATTTTAAGAATAAAAAATATTTTGAATAAAACAAAAAGAAATGATGAAAAAAGAATTATAACCTTTGATAATATTAAAATTGATCTTAACAAACTTTTAATCATCAAAAATGATATTGAATATAAAATAAATAGTACTGAAAAAATTATATTAGAAAAAATGATTAACAATCCAGGCAAAACTTTTTCAAGAGAAGCTATTGGTAAACTAACTGATCTTGATAAAGAAAGATCAATAGATGTAATAATTACAAGACTTAGAAGAAAAATAGAAATAGACCCAAAAAATCCAAAATACTTACAAACTTTAAGAGGTGCTGGTTATGTTTTATGGATTGAATAG
- a CDS encoding MarR family winged helix-turn-helix transcriptional regulator, which produces MKELLYLKDTQLKQLIEKLFTSYRESFSDAKKTLDKYSIGIAHHKVLHLLSMYKGITISDLLKKLKVTKQSLNRVLKDLIKLDVVFFQKDQQDTRVKHIFLNEKGEKIFDEIFSTQKKRIYNALLNSSSDQVLNFDNVLKKIINE; this is translated from the coding sequence ATGAAAGAACTTTTATATTTAAAGGACACTCAGTTAAAGCAGTTGATTGAAAAGTTATTTACAAGTTATCGTGAATCTTTTTCAGATGCCAAGAAAACCTTAGATAAATACTCTATAGGTATAGCTCACCACAAAGTTTTACATCTATTATCAATGTATAAGGGAATTACAATTTCTGATCTATTAAAGAAGTTAAAGGTTACTAAGCAGAGTTTGAATAGAGTTTTAAAAGATTTAATTAAACTTGATGTTGTTTTTTTTCAAAAAGACCAGCAAGACACAAGAGTAAAACACATTTTTTTAAATGAAAAAGGAGAAAAAATTTTTGACGAAATATTTTCAACACAAAAGAAAAGAATTTATAATGCTCTTTTAAATTCAAGTTCAGATCAAGTCCTAAACTTTGACAATGTTTTAAAGAAGATAATTAATGAATGA